From Roseburia hominis, the proteins below share one genomic window:
- a CDS encoding DegT/DnrJ/EryC1/StrS family aminotransferase, with protein sequence MFTRKEDLKPFKSKVWLASPTMHGEELRYITEAYETNWMSTVGSNINEVERIAAEKAEVKYAVALSCCTAALHLCVKLAGEKMYGKPDIGHGAVEGKRVFCSDMTFAATLNPVVYEGGIPVFIDTERDTWNMDPVALEKAFEIYPEVKLVIVAHLYGFPGKVDELLEVCHKHGALMIEDAAESMGATYKGRQTGSFGDYAAVSYNGNKIITGSSGGCLLTNNIEDANKSRKWSTQARENAAWYQHEEVGYNYRMSNVIAGVVRGQYSYLEEHIAQKKAIWERYKDGFKDLPVKMNPFEEDKADPNYWLSAMIIDRDAMCKQVRSDNEAMYIPERGKSCPTEILEAISSINAEGRPIWKPMHMQPMYRMNAFVTETGNGRAGTNAYIAGGVEDVGADIFDRGLCLPSDNKMTKEQQEQIIEIIGRCFE encoded by the coding sequence ATGTTTACCAGAAAAGAAGATTTGAAACCATTCAAGTCTAAGGTGTGGTTAGCCAGCCCGACGATGCATGGGGAAGAATTAAGATACATAACTGAGGCATATGAGACAAACTGGATGTCCACGGTAGGGTCTAACATCAATGAAGTAGAGCGTATTGCGGCTGAAAAAGCAGAAGTGAAGTATGCGGTTGCTCTGTCTTGTTGTACCGCGGCCCTCCATCTTTGTGTGAAGCTGGCAGGTGAGAAAATGTATGGTAAGCCGGACATCGGACATGGTGCAGTAGAAGGGAAACGAGTATTCTGCTCTGACATGACTTTTGCTGCGACGCTGAATCCCGTCGTGTATGAAGGTGGTATTCCGGTGTTTATCGATACAGAACGTGATACCTGGAATATGGATCCGGTTGCTTTGGAAAAGGCTTTTGAGATTTATCCGGAAGTAAAACTTGTTATAGTGGCGCACCTGTATGGTTTTCCGGGCAAGGTAGATGAATTATTGGAGGTTTGTCATAAACATGGGGCTTTGATGATTGAGGATGCAGCGGAGTCTATGGGTGCGACATATAAGGGAAGGCAAACGGGAAGTTTCGGGGATTATGCAGCGGTTTCTTATAATGGGAACAAAATTATCACCGGCAGCTCAGGAGGATGCCTTTTAACTAATAACATAGAGGATGCAAATAAATCGCGTAAGTGGTCTACACAGGCCCGTGAGAATGCTGCATGGTATCAACATGAGGAAGTCGGTTATAACTACCGCATGAGTAATGTGATTGCCGGTGTGGTGCGTGGACAGTATTCGTATCTGGAGGAGCACATCGCTCAGAAGAAAGCAATCTGGGAAAGATATAAGGATGGGTTTAAGGATCTGCCGGTAAAGATGAATCCGTTTGAGGAGGATAAGGCAGACCCCAATTACTGGCTGAGTGCAATGATTATTGATAGAGATGCTATGTGTAAGCAGGTACGCAGTGACAATGAAGCAATGTATATCCCGGAGAGGGGGAAGAGTTGTCCAACAGAGATCCTGGAGGCAATCAGCAGTATTAATGCAGAGGGAAGACCAATCTGGAAGCCGATGCATATGCAGCCGATGTATAGAATGAATGCTTTTGTTACTGAAACTGGTAATGGCAGAGCTGGAACGAACGCTTATATTGCTGGTGGTGTCGAGGATGTTGGTGCTGATATCTTTGATAGAGGTTTGTGTTTGCCAAGCGATAATAAGATGACTAAAGAACAGCAGGAGCAGATTATTGAAATAATCGGAAGATGTTTTGAGTGA
- a CDS encoding DNA polymerase IV: MRRIIFHIDVNSAFLSWTAVEQLANGAELDIRTIPAIIGGDKKSRHGVVLAKSIPAKKFGIHTGEPVVNAMRKCPGLHMEPPNHAMYREYSRKLMDFLHTYTTEIEQVSVDECYMDFTGIARKYPSPVSAAFEIKDRVYEQFGFTVNIGISSNKLLAKMASDFEKPNRVHTLFPEEIRQKMWPLPVWELFMAGHSSVETLKKLEIHTIGDLAQTDPKLLELHLKSHGRMLWEFANGIDDSLVQPEEAAAKGIGNSTTLPKDVVTAEEARRVLLTLSKSVGRRLRKAGQMAYMVSTEIKYSTFQTASHQKQLVRASNKDDVLYEAACELFDELWNREPIRLLGVRTSKLVDAGEPQQLSLFDLPTPEEIQAQKKAEKHRRLGKAMEEIRKKYGEDSISRGAPKMGARKEDE; this comes from the coding sequence ATGCGTCGAATCATTTTCCATATAGATGTCAATTCCGCGTTCCTGAGCTGGACTGCGGTGGAGCAGCTCGCAAATGGGGCCGAGCTTGATATAAGGACCATACCGGCGATCATAGGCGGGGACAAAAAGTCCCGGCATGGCGTCGTGCTGGCAAAATCTATCCCGGCTAAGAAGTTCGGAATCCACACCGGAGAGCCGGTGGTGAACGCCATGCGAAAATGTCCGGGGCTTCATATGGAACCGCCGAATCATGCTATGTACCGGGAATACAGCCGGAAACTCATGGATTTTCTGCATACCTATACCACGGAAATCGAACAGGTCAGTGTGGACGAATGCTATATGGATTTTACCGGAATTGCGAGGAAATATCCGTCCCCTGTCTCGGCCGCATTTGAAATCAAGGACAGGGTGTACGAACAATTTGGCTTTACCGTTAATATTGGGATATCCAGCAATAAACTTCTGGCGAAGATGGCGTCGGATTTTGAGAAACCCAATCGGGTACATACTTTATTTCCGGAGGAGATCAGGCAGAAAATGTGGCCGCTCCCGGTGTGGGAGCTTTTTATGGCGGGGCATTCCAGCGTAGAGACACTTAAGAAGCTGGAAATCCACACGATCGGCGATCTGGCTCAGACGGATCCGAAGCTTCTGGAGTTACACCTTAAGAGCCATGGACGTATGCTGTGGGAATTTGCAAATGGAATCGACGATTCTTTGGTGCAGCCGGAAGAAGCGGCGGCAAAAGGAATCGGGAATTCCACGACTCTGCCCAAAGACGTGGTGACGGCAGAGGAGGCCAGAAGGGTGCTCCTTACGCTCTCCAAAAGTGTGGGAAGAAGGCTCAGAAAGGCCGGGCAGATGGCGTATATGGTGAGTACGGAAATCAAATACAGCACCTTCCAGACGGCATCCCACCAGAAACAGCTCGTTCGGGCTTCGAATAAAGATGATGTTTTATATGAAGCGGCGTGCGAATTATTTGATGAGTTGTGGAATCGGGAGCCGATCCGCCTGCTGGGGGTCCGCACTTCTAAATTGGTAGACGCAGGAGAACCTCAGCAGCTCAGTTTGTTTGACCTTCCGACGCCGGAAGAAATCCAGGCACAGAAGAAAGCGGAAAAGCACCGGAGGCTTGGAAAGGCGATGGAAGAAATACGAAAGAAATACGGGGAGGATTCTATTTCCCGCGGGGCGCCGAAAATGGGAGCCAGGAAGGAAGATGAATAA
- a CDS encoding transcription termination/antitermination NusG family protein, producing MTAKWYVMRTIPGREEEAVSLLNRKIDHHFWAKCRILRKQQLFRVKGEYLVSRKEMFPGYVFIKTECSKELREMLQRSREFPQLVESGKAEIAAVEPEDLRFLQSICGRELERDMGLSTVEVDADGQVRNAEGVLKEYVGQIRRQRLRHRYVTAEVELFNRREDVLFGIRVEGDPE from the coding sequence ATGACTGCGAAATGGTATGTAATGCGCACGATTCCGGGAAGAGAAGAAGAGGCCGTTTCTCTTTTAAATAGGAAGATAGACCATCACTTTTGGGCAAAATGCCGGATTTTGAGGAAGCAGCAGTTGTTTCGTGTGAAGGGTGAATATCTGGTCAGCCGTAAGGAAATGTTTCCGGGCTATGTGTTTATCAAGACTGAATGTTCCAAGGAACTGAGAGAAATGTTGCAGAGATCCAGAGAATTTCCACAGCTTGTCGAAAGCGGCAAGGCGGAGATCGCGGCAGTGGAGCCGGAGGATCTGCGGTTCCTGCAGAGTATCTGCGGTAGAGAGCTGGAGCGCGATATGGGACTTTCGACGGTTGAGGTTGATGCGGACGGCCAGGTGAGAAATGCAGAGGGTGTATTGAAGGAGTATGTGGGGCAGATTCGCAGACAGAGGCTCCGACACCGGTATGTGACGGCGGAGGTGGAACTTTTCAACCGCAGGGAAGATGTGCTGTTTGGAATTCGTGTTGAAGGAGATCCGGAGTAA
- a CDS encoding sugar transferase, with the protein MHRKSIYEKYIKRPQDFLCALAATIILSPVMLITAGLVRFKLGSPVLFMQERPGKDGKKFKLYKFRTMTDEKDENGDLLPDEVRLNKFGKTLRATSLDELPELINILKGDMSVVGPRPLLCRYLERYNEHQSRRHEVRPGFTGLAQVHGRNAISWEEKFDWDVKYVDNVTFFGDWEIIFQTIRTVLKRDGISSGTSVTMEEFMGTQAELGDNVRI; encoded by the coding sequence ATGCATAGAAAAAGTATTTATGAAAAGTACATAAAGCGGCCGCAGGATTTCCTGTGTGCGTTAGCGGCTACAATCATACTTAGTCCTGTAATGCTGATAACAGCAGGTTTGGTCCGATTCAAATTGGGATCACCTGTTCTATTTATGCAGGAGCGTCCGGGGAAAGATGGGAAAAAATTTAAGCTGTATAAGTTCAGAACTATGACAGATGAAAAAGATGAAAATGGTGATCTTTTGCCGGATGAAGTGCGTTTGAACAAGTTTGGAAAAACACTGCGTGCTACGTCCCTGGATGAACTTCCGGAACTGATTAATATACTGAAAGGCGATATGAGCGTGGTGGGTCCAAGACCACTTCTATGTAGATATCTGGAACGCTACAATGAACATCAGTCGAGAAGACATGAGGTGCGTCCCGGCTTTACTGGATTGGCACAAGTGCATGGCCGAAATGCCATCAGCTGGGAAGAAAAGTTTGATTGGGATGTTAAATATGTGGATAATGTCACATTCTTTGGTGATTGGGAAATTATATTCCAGACAATAAGGACCGTGCTGAAACGAGATGGTATTAGTTCAGGGACTTCGGTCACCATGGAAGAATTCATGGGGACACAAGCTGAATTGGGCGATAATGTAAGGATATGA
- a CDS encoding LacI family DNA-binding transcriptional regulator — protein MNIAEIAKRAGVSSATVSRYFNHGYISEGKKVAIRRVVEETGYHPSVQAQTLRTKKTKMIGVILPKIASTSMGSVVAGILSGLEAEGYRLLLADTQSSPKKELEYLSVFDEKQVDGVILAATVLTKKHKSVLKKMAIPIVIVGQRLEGYPHVFHDDYHAIYDMTRLVLRRGCQRLGYISAFHEDKAAGAARFRGYSDAVREAGLPELKDNYVIADFTIDSGYEKTKELLERCGRLDAIICASDEMAAGALRCARDMQIDVPGQMLVTGHGDSDLAKVISPMLPTVHYFYEESGYAAAQMMLEILKKGQAGENEIRMGYSIVNWAE, from the coding sequence ATGAATATAGCGGAGATTGCAAAGCGGGCGGGAGTTTCAAGTGCTACTGTTTCGCGGTATTTTAATCACGGATATATTTCAGAGGGAAAAAAGGTGGCCATTCGGCGGGTCGTAGAGGAGACCGGTTATCACCCTTCGGTGCAGGCGCAGACCCTGCGGACGAAGAAGACAAAGATGATTGGCGTGATTCTGCCGAAAATTGCGTCCACTTCGATGGGAAGTGTGGTGGCGGGTATCCTCTCCGGCCTGGAAGCGGAGGGGTATCGGCTTCTTCTGGCCGACACGCAGAGCAGCCCTAAAAAGGAACTGGAATATTTATCGGTGTTTGATGAGAAACAGGTGGACGGCGTTATTCTGGCGGCTACAGTGTTAACAAAAAAACATAAGTCGGTTCTGAAAAAGATGGCGATTCCCATCGTGATCGTGGGACAGAGGCTGGAAGGATACCCCCATGTCTTCCATGATGATTACCACGCTATATATGATATGACCCGGCTGGTCCTTAGGAGAGGATGCCAAAGACTGGGATATATCAGCGCGTTTCATGAGGACAAAGCGGCGGGGGCAGCACGTTTCCGGGGATACTCTGATGCGGTGCGGGAGGCCGGCTTACCGGAACTTAAGGACAATTATGTGATTGCAGATTTTACGATAGATTCCGGGTATGAGAAGACAAAAGAACTGCTGGAACGGTGCGGCAGGCTGGACGCCATCATTTGTGCGTCAGATGAGATGGCAGCAGGGGCACTTCGCTGCGCCCGTGATATGCAGATCGATGTCCCGGGACAGATGCTGGTGACAGGGCATGGAGATTCTGATCTTGCAAAAGTTATTTCACCGATGCTTCCTACGGTACATTATTTTTACGAAGAGAGCGGCTATGCGGCAGCACAGATGATGCTGGAAATTTTGAAAAAAGGGCAGGCCGGGGAAAATGAAATAAGAATGGGGTATTCTATTGTGAATTGGGCGGAATGA
- a CDS encoding transcription termination/antitermination NusG family protein produces the protein MGAKVTGKNWYILFVQIEKQSQICTMLQNEGVHAFLPMMEYYRRDSKGIAVKLMFPGYVFVRSELEQKEFDDFLKFRKGCLWGVIKQLKEDGNLFKEASYLRSYRGRKEEHKNHVYQKRRFETIQV, from the coding sequence GTGGGAGCAAAAGTGACAGGAAAGAATTGGTACATTTTGTTTGTCCAGATTGAGAAGCAGAGCCAGATATGTACGATGCTTCAAAATGAAGGAGTCCACGCATTTCTGCCGATGATGGAGTACTATCGACGGGACTCTAAAGGAATTGCGGTAAAACTGATGTTTCCCGGGTATGTGTTCGTGAGATCTGAGCTGGAGCAGAAAGAGTTTGATGATTTCCTGAAATTCCGGAAAGGGTGCTTGTGGGGAGTCATTAAACAGCTTAAGGAAGACGGGAACCTTTTTAAAGAGGCTTCTTACTTAAGAAGTTATAGGGGAAGAAAAGAGGAACATAAAAATCATGTTTACCAGAAAAGAAGATTTGAAACCATTCAAGTCTAA
- a CDS encoding HAD-IIA family hydrolase, with translation MNTINFNEKTGFICDMDGVIYHGNQILPGVTEFIQWLQEEKKEYLFLTNNSGYTPRELKQKLARMGLDVSEEHFYTSALATAAFLKEQSPGCSVFAIGEAGLFNALYDAGITMNDVNPDYVVIGEGKAYSLDTLTKATNLVLGGAKLIGANSDVSGPIENGIAPACGALISPIEMATGTRAYFCGKPNPLMMRTGLRLLNCHSGDAVMVGDRMDTDVISGLESGMSTVLVLSGVSTMETVITYAYRPSIVLNGVGDIVEQARSTKA, from the coding sequence ATGAACACAATAAATTTTAATGAAAAAACAGGCTTTATCTGCGACATGGACGGCGTGATCTACCACGGCAACCAGATTCTTCCAGGAGTCACCGAATTCATCCAGTGGCTTCAGGAGGAGAAAAAGGAATATTTGTTTCTTACGAATAACAGCGGCTATACGCCAAGAGAGTTGAAACAGAAACTGGCCCGCATGGGGCTTGATGTGTCAGAGGAGCATTTCTACACCAGTGCTCTGGCGACGGCGGCGTTTTTAAAAGAGCAGTCTCCCGGCTGTTCTGTATTTGCCATCGGCGAGGCAGGGCTCTTTAACGCCCTTTATGATGCAGGCATTACCATGAATGATGTGAACCCGGACTATGTCGTCATCGGCGAGGGAAAGGCCTACTCTCTTGACACGCTCACGAAAGCGACCAATCTGGTTCTTGGCGGGGCCAAACTAATCGGGGCCAATTCCGATGTGTCCGGTCCTATCGAAAATGGAATCGCTCCCGCCTGTGGGGCACTCATCTCCCCGATTGAGATGGCGACCGGTACCCGGGCATACTTTTGCGGGAAACCGAATCCGCTGATGATGCGCACCGGACTCCGGCTCTTAAACTGCCACTCCGGCGATGCAGTCATGGTCGGGGATCGAATGGATACCGACGTAATATCCGGGCTGGAAAGTGGTATGTCCACGGTACTTGTGTTGTCCGGAGTCTCCACCATGGAAACAGTAATAACCTATGCCTATCGCCCATCTATTGTACTGAATGGGGTAGGGGATATCGTAGAACAGGCACGATCAACTAAAGCCTAG
- a CDS encoding macro domain-containing protein yields the protein MPFTIVRQDITKLNVDAIVNAANTDLQMGGGVCGAIFKAAGARRLQAACNKVAPIETGGAAITPGFALPAKYVIHAAGPIYRHWSKEQNKLLLRSAYMESLKLAKAYDCESIAFPLISSGIYGYPKVEALEVASLAIQDFLIDHDMDIYLAVFDKSAFLISQTLMAEVESYIDEHYVETHYVTRNLRLDMATTAGEINAPTLDLDALPMMAKDPFDDLIGHLDEPFSDTLLKLIDAKGKTDVEVYKKANIDRKLFSRIRSVKGYTPKKSTILSLAIALELSLSETDDLLARAGYTLSHASKFDVIVEYFIINGKYNIFDINEVLFKYDQPLLNA from the coding sequence ATGCCATTTACCATCGTCCGCCAGGACATTACCAAACTAAATGTAGACGCCATCGTGAATGCAGCGAATACTGATCTGCAAATGGGCGGTGGTGTCTGTGGTGCGATATTTAAAGCTGCCGGTGCCAGAAGGCTTCAGGCTGCCTGCAACAAGGTCGCCCCCATCGAAACCGGCGGCGCGGCCATCACACCCGGATTCGCACTGCCTGCTAAATATGTTATCCACGCAGCCGGCCCAATCTATCGCCATTGGAGTAAGGAGCAGAATAAACTCCTGCTTCGCTCTGCCTATATGGAATCCTTAAAGCTTGCTAAGGCATATGATTGTGAGAGTATCGCCTTCCCTCTCATCTCAAGCGGTATCTACGGATACCCGAAGGTCGAGGCTCTTGAGGTGGCGTCGTTAGCGATCCAGGACTTCCTTATAGACCATGACATGGATATTTATCTCGCTGTCTTTGACAAATCCGCCTTCCTCATCAGCCAAACCTTGATGGCCGAAGTGGAAAGCTACATTGATGAACACTACGTGGAAACCCACTATGTCACACGCAATCTTCGTTTGGACATGGCGACGACCGCAGGGGAAATAAACGCGCCCACGCTTGATCTTGACGCCCTGCCAATGATGGCGAAGGACCCATTCGATGACCTTATCGGCCATCTGGACGAGCCATTTTCCGACACACTTCTGAAGCTGATCGATGCAAAAGGAAAAACCGACGTGGAAGTCTACAAGAAGGCAAACATTGACCGCAAGCTGTTCTCCAGGATCCGTTCGGTGAAGGGATACACGCCAAAGAAATCTACGATTCTCTCACTGGCGATTGCTCTGGAGCTCTCCCTTTCAGAGACGGACGATCTGCTGGCCCGCGCCGGATATACCCTCTCCCACGCCAGCAAATTCGATGTGATTGTGGAATATTTCATCATCAACGGGAAATACAATATTTTTGATATCAATGAAGTGCTGTTCAAATATGACCAGCCACTGCTGAATGCGTAA
- a CDS encoding glycosyltransferase, whose translation MKSEKPDFVIAYTIKPNIYGFFACRMSGISCATNITGLGTTFQNDNLLKNW comes from the coding sequence TTGAAGTCTGAAAAACCTGATTTTGTTATTGCATATACTATCAAGCCCAATATCTATGGATTCTTTGCCTGTAGAATGTCTGGTATTTCTTGTGCTACGAATATTACTGGTTTAGGTACAACCTTTCAGAATGATAATCTTTTGAAAAACTGGTAA
- a CDS encoding amylosucrase: protein MARKSRKQGTRKAAKNAKTKVARSAEKKVAVAAGVVEKAAEPEETVAESAVEIDLAKENEIYKKRFDRHFDELKWLYTELYGNDSMFAELCDNLYRFYGERNQDLKASDQKREEDPDWYRKNDLLGMMFYIDNFAGNMKGVESKLDYLEKNNVNYIHLMPFLDTTDGKSDGGYAVSDFRKVKENLGTMEDLESLTAACHKKNMSVCMDFVMNHTSEDHEWARRARKGEGEYMSRYFFYDNYSIPAMYEKTVPQVFPTTAPGNFTWLPDAGHFVMTSFYPYQWDLNYKNPRVFNEMMYNFLFLANKGVDIIRIDAVPYIWKELNTQCRNLPQVHTIVRMMRMICEIVCPGVLLLGEVVMEPEKVVPYFGTVEKPECHMLYNVTTMATTWHTVATREVKLLKKQLDIVSHLPKDYVFLNYLRCHDDIGWGLDYASLKEDGMEERPHKKYLNDYFLGYAGNSNSRGELYNADPVSGDARFCGTTASLCGIEKAGFEQDPVAMEKAIQLDVMLHAYMFMQSGIPVLYSGDEIGQVNDYTYKEDPLKADDSRYIHRGAMKWNLAAQIDDPDTVEGKMFARLNQLETIRKNEKVFMANADMWTIETWDPSVLCIGRYFEGEKLIGIFNFSEFDKTAWINETDGVYKDLISGVEMPARGVNVPAYGFYYLKKIA, encoded by the coding sequence ATGGCTAGAAAATCAAGAAAACAAGGTACAAGAAAAGCGGCGAAGAATGCGAAGACGAAAGTGGCAAGGAGCGCTGAGAAGAAGGTGGCTGTGGCTGCGGGAGTGGTTGAGAAGGCGGCAGAGCCGGAAGAGACTGTGGCAGAAAGTGCAGTAGAGATTGATTTAGCTAAGGAAAATGAGATCTATAAGAAGAGATTCGACAGACATTTTGACGAATTGAAATGGCTCTACACAGAATTATATGGAAATGACTCTATGTTCGCTGAGCTGTGCGATAATCTGTATCGTTTTTACGGCGAGCGTAATCAGGATCTGAAGGCTTCGGACCAGAAGCGTGAGGAAGATCCGGATTGGTACAGAAAGAACGACCTGTTAGGCATGATGTTCTATATTGACAACTTTGCCGGAAACATGAAGGGCGTGGAGTCTAAACTGGATTATCTGGAGAAGAATAATGTAAACTATATCCATCTGATGCCGTTCCTGGATACAACAGACGGTAAATCAGACGGAGGATACGCCGTTTCCGATTTCAGAAAAGTAAAAGAGAATCTGGGAACGATGGAGGATTTGGAAAGCCTGACAGCGGCATGCCATAAGAAAAATATGAGCGTCTGCATGGATTTTGTCATGAACCATACTTCCGAAGACCATGAGTGGGCAAGAAGGGCCCGCAAGGGCGAAGGAGAATACATGAGCCGGTATTTCTTCTATGACAATTATTCGATTCCGGCCATGTATGAGAAGACGGTTCCGCAGGTATTTCCGACGACGGCGCCGGGGAATTTCACATGGCTTCCGGACGCAGGACATTTTGTAATGACCTCATTCTATCCGTACCAGTGGGATTTGAACTACAAAAACCCGCGGGTATTCAATGAAATGATGTACAATTTCCTGTTTCTTGCGAATAAGGGCGTGGATATTATCCGTATTGACGCCGTTCCATATATTTGGAAGGAACTGAATACACAGTGCAGAAATCTTCCGCAGGTTCACACGATCGTGCGTATGATGCGAATGATCTGCGAGATCGTGTGTCCGGGCGTGCTTCTTTTGGGCGAGGTCGTTATGGAGCCGGAGAAGGTCGTTCCCTATTTCGGAACCGTGGAAAAACCGGAGTGCCACATGCTGTATAATGTGACGACGATGGCGACCACCTGGCATACGGTAGCTACAAGAGAGGTGAAGCTCCTTAAGAAACAGCTTGATATCGTGAGTCATTTGCCGAAGGATTACGTGTTCCTGAACTATTTGCGCTGTCATGATGATATTGGCTGGGGACTGGATTATGCTTCGCTTAAAGAAGATGGTATGGAAGAACGTCCGCACAAGAAATATTTGAACGATTACTTCCTGGGATATGCCGGAAACAGCAACAGCCGCGGAGAACTTTATAATGCAGACCCGGTTAGCGGAGACGCACGTTTCTGCGGAACGACCGCTTCCCTGTGCGGGATCGAGAAAGCAGGTTTCGAGCAGGATCCGGTGGCGATGGAGAAAGCAATCCAGCTTGACGTGATGCTTCACGCCTATATGTTCATGCAGTCCGGAATTCCGGTGCTGTACAGCGGCGATGAAATCGGTCAGGTAAATGATTACACATATAAAGAAGATCCGCTCAAGGCAGACGATTCCAGATACATTCACCGTGGCGCGATGAAATGGAACCTGGCCGCACAGATTGATGATCCGGATACCGTGGAAGGAAAGATGTTCGCGCGCCTGAACCAGTTGGAGACGATCCGCAAGAATGAAAAAGTATTTATGGCAAATGCGGATATGTGGACGATCGAGACCTGGGATCCCAGCGTGCTATGTATCGGAAGATATTTTGAGGGTGAAAAATTAATTGGAATCTTTAATTTTAGTGAGTTTGATAAGACGGCATGGATTAATGAGACGGACGGTGTGTATAAGGATTTGATCTCCGGGGTGGAAATGCCGGCAAGGGGGGTTAATGTCCCGGCGTATGGGTTCTATTATTTGAAAAAGATTGCCTGA
- a CDS encoding transcription termination/antitermination NusG family protein — protein sequence MWYLLHCPPKSEEMVLQKYKESVDGKVLSNAFIFTYDRMRRYLGDWHHEKNNLFPGYIFLESDEIQSIQEARECYLRMTEEEWDAAGSLRVVLPEEQKFLKTFCGRQHHVAMSKGVIRSGETLVTEGPLTGRENLITRIDRHKRTAFLKTPMLAGKGPVQVGLEITEKIE from the coding sequence ATGTGGTATTTGCTTCATTGTCCCCCAAAAAGTGAAGAGATGGTCTTGCAGAAATATAAGGAAAGTGTGGACGGGAAAGTTTTGTCGAACGCTTTTATCTTTACGTATGATCGCATGAGGCGCTATCTGGGAGACTGGCATCATGAAAAGAATAACCTGTTTCCCGGCTACATTTTTCTGGAGAGCGATGAGATTCAGAGTATTCAGGAAGCAAGGGAATGTTATCTGCGGATGACAGAGGAAGAGTGGGACGCAGCAGGTTCTTTGCGAGTGGTACTTCCAGAGGAGCAGAAGTTCCTGAAAACGTTCTGCGGCAGGCAGCATCATGTGGCTATGTCCAAAGGCGTGATCCGCAGCGGAGAGACGCTGGTAACCGAGGGGCCGCTTACGGGGCGGGAGAATCTGATCACCAGAATTGATCGTCATAAGAGGACTGCATTTCTGAAAACACCGATGCTGGCGGGGAAAGGTCCTGTGCAGGTCGGACTTGAAATTACGGAGAAGATAGAATGA
- a CDS encoding acetyltransferase, whose protein sequence is MMEEVVRKDLYIIGAGGFGREVAWLVERINEIRPTWKLKGFIDDNSSLWGAYEGEYPIIGGCEQLLSEAESKDIFAVCAVGSARVRKVIIEKLAGKVQFATVIDPSVIISKRVEIGAGCIICAGTIITVDIKIGNHVIINLDCTLGHDDIIHDFVTIYPSVNVSGNVEIGECSEIGTGMQVIQGKKIGTGSIVGAGAVVVKDIPDRCVAVGSPAKPIKYIE, encoded by the coding sequence ATGATGGAAGAAGTAGTGCGAAAAGATTTATATATCATTGGTGCAGGTGGATTCGGTAGAGAGGTGGCCTGGTTGGTTGAGAGAATTAACGAGATCAGACCTACCTGGAAACTCAAAGGATTTATTGATGATAACAGCTCTTTGTGGGGGGCATATGAAGGGGAATATCCGATTATAGGTGGTTGTGAGCAGCTACTGAGCGAAGCGGAAAGTAAAGATATATTTGCTGTTTGTGCAGTTGGATCTGCCAGGGTTAGAAAAGTCATTATTGAGAAACTGGCAGGAAAAGTTCAGTTTGCCACAGTAATTGACCCAAGCGTGATTATCTCAAAAAGAGTGGAAATTGGTGCGGGCTGCATTATTTGTGCAGGAACAATCATTACTGTGGATATTAAAATCGGGAATCACGTCATTATCAATCTGGATTGCACGCTTGGTCATGATGATATTATACACGATTTTGTTACCATCTATCCGAGTGTCAATGTTTCTGGAAATGTTGAAATCGGTGAGTGTAGTGAAATTGGTACAGGTATGCAGGTTATACAGGGTAAGAAAATTGGTACAGGTAGCATTGTGGGGGCAGGGGCAGTAGTTGTTAAGGATATTCCGGATAGGTGTGTTGCCGTGGGAAGCCCGGCAAAACCAATAAAGTACATTGAGTAA